From Persicobacter psychrovividus, the proteins below share one genomic window:
- a CDS encoding protein-glutamate O-methyltransferase CheR, with product MSTIVTDHKISDEELKSLATAIKTRYGIDFTNYEIKSLKRGFGRLINKHQMTSLIDLWSAILKDKEFFLGCIDDLTVNLTEMFRNPEVWIFLQKLLKKKHSKQAKVKIWHTGCSTGEEVYSMYYIIHSLMLTFKSKVIATDLSPMALNTAKEGKYFGVQANKYARNFGKAFPKGDWSSIFEEIPTGIKIKDRIKRSIEFYTHNLTKDEFPEEVDIIFCRNVMIYFDNDLKSKVLIKFHKALKPNGLLVVGYYDMMPEGFQEFFHVYDNRTKIYIKV from the coding sequence ATGAGTACAATAGTTACAGATCATAAAATTTCCGACGAAGAGCTGAAATCTTTGGCTACGGCCATAAAAACCCGCTATGGAATCGATTTCACCAATTATGAAATTAAATCCCTGAAAAGAGGTTTTGGCCGTTTGATCAACAAGCATCAGATGACTTCCCTGATTGACCTTTGGAGCGCCATTTTAAAGGATAAGGAATTTTTTCTTGGTTGCATTGATGACCTGACGGTAAACCTTACCGAGATGTTTCGGAACCCTGAGGTATGGATTTTTCTGCAAAAATTGCTGAAGAAAAAACATAGCAAACAGGCGAAGGTCAAGATCTGGCACACGGGTTGTTCCACTGGCGAGGAGGTATATTCAATGTATTATATTATTCATTCCCTTATGCTGACTTTTAAAAGTAAAGTAATTGCGACTGATCTGAGTCCCATGGCATTAAACACAGCCAAGGAGGGGAAGTACTTTGGTGTGCAGGCCAATAAATATGCACGAAATTTTGGCAAAGCATTTCCTAAAGGAGACTGGAGCAGTATTTTTGAAGAAATACCCACAGGGATCAAAATTAAAGATCGAATTAAACGTAGCATTGAATTTTATACACACAATCTGACGAAAGATGAATTTCCAGAAGAGGTAGATATTATCTTTTGTCGTAATGTCATGATCTATTTTGATAACGATCTTAAATCCAAAGTATTGATCAAGTTTCATAAGGCATTGAAACCAAATGGTTTGCTGGTGGTCGGATATTATGATATGATGCCTGAGGGATTTCAGGAATTTTTCCATGTGTATGATAACCGTACTAAAATATATATAAAAGTGTGA